One window of Pseudochaenichthys georgianus chromosome 18, fPseGeo1.2, whole genome shotgun sequence genomic DNA carries:
- the plaa gene encoding phospholipase A-2-activating protein has protein sequence MASSSSYKLRCSIPGHEMDVRGLASAVFPEGAFVSVSRDRTGRVWVPNSSPDNGFTEMHSISGHTNFVSCVCVIAPSETYPRGLIASGGNDNNICVFTLDQAQPVFTLTGHKNTVCTLSSGKFGTLLSGSWDTTAKVWLNEKCMMTLQGHTAAVWAVVILPEQGLMLSGSADKTIKLWKAGRCEKTYTGHEDCVRGLAVISDTEFFSCSNDASIRRWLVTGECVQVYYSHTNYIYSISVFPNCQDFVTTGEDRTVRIWRQGECSQTIRLPAQSVWCCCILPNGDIAIGASDGIIRVFTEVVDRIASAEDLQAFEDELSKTIIDPKTGDLGDIKIEDLSGREHLEEPGNRDGQTRLIKEGDKVEAYQWSVSDARWMKIGDVVGGSNATSKSVMYEGKEYDFVFTIDVNEGGPSMKLPYNVAEDPWLTAHNFLQKNDLSPSFLDQVANFIIENTKGQVVGPNPPAGGDPFTGGARYIPGASDERSAFGADPFTGSGRYIPGSGPSPIASSGVADPFTGGSAYSSAALRQASTNIYFPKTDGVTFEQANSAQIIAKIKELNGSAPQEYKLSQEALESLVRLLGSISEPNSSEAPPTIQEINLLWKASHWPEDIVFPVLDIMRLAVRHPMVNETLCGEAEGVQLCNHLLSLMSPEGRPANQMLALRTLCNCFMGRQGRALLLAQRETVLSRAADLAGICNKNIHIALATLVLNYASCLHSQPDLEAKAQCLSVASRALETVQDKEAVFRLLVALGTIVSSDQSARELARSLGVNSQISKYSSVSDPSKVAECCKLVLKEMQ, from the exons ATGGCATCATCTAGCTCATACAAACTCCGGTGCTCCATCCCGGGCCATGAGATGGACGTAAGGGGACTCGCGAGTGCTGTTTTTCCAGAGGGAGCTTTTGTGTCTGTGTCCAGAGACCGAACCGGAAGAGTCTGGGTACCAAACTCAAG CCCTGATAACGGTTTCACAGAGATGCACAGTATTTCTGGCCACACCAATTTTGTATCCTGCGTATGCGTCATCGCTCCCAGTGAAACATATCCCCGAGGACTCATTGCCTCAGGTGGAAATGATAATAACATATGTGTGTTCACACTGGACCAAGCACAGCCGGTATTCACTCTCACAGGTCACAAAAACACAG TTTGCACTCTGTCTTCTGGGAAGTTTGGCACACTTTTAAGTGGCTCCTGGGACACCACCGCCAAAGTGTGGCTCAATGAAAAGTGCATGATGACCCTGCAG GGCCACACCGCAGCAGTGTGGGCAGTGGTCATCTTACCTGAGCAAGGCCTTATGCTGTCCGGATCAGCAGACAAGACCATAAAGCTTTGGAAAGCTGGTCGCTGTGAGAAAACGTATACAG GACATGAGGACTGTGTCCGAGGGCTGGCAGTGATCAGCGACACTGAGTTCTTCTCTTGCAGCAATGACGCAAGTATCAGAAGGTGGCTGGTGACTGGGGAGTGTGTACAGGTCTACTACAGCCACACCAACTACATCTACAGCATATCCGTCTTCCCCAATTGCCAAG ACTTTGTAACAACGGGAGAGGACAGGACTGTGAGGATATGGAGGCAGGGAGAGTGCTCTCAGACCATCCGTCTGCCCGCCCAGTCCGTCTGGTGCTGCTGTATTCTACCTAACGGCGATATAGCCATTGGAGCCAg TGACGGCATTATCCGCGTGTTCACGGAAGTCGTAGACCGCATTGCGAGTGCAGAGGACCTGCAGGCTTTTGAGGATGAACTCTCCAAAACCATCATTGACCCTAAGACGGGCGACCTCGGAGACATCAAAATTGAGGATCTTTCTGGAAGGGAACACCTTGAAGAGCCTG GGAATCGTGACGGACAGACGCGTCTGATTAAAGAAGGAGATAAGGTGGAGGCATATCAGTGGAGTGTCAGTGATGCCCGCTGGATGAAAATCGGAGATGTGGTCGGGGGCTCCAACGCGACCTCCAAGAGTGTGATGTATGAAGGAAAG GAATATGACTTTGTCTTCACCATTGACGTGAATGAGGGCGGGCCGTCCATGAAGCTTCCCTACAATGTGGCAGAGGACCCTTGGCTGACAGCGCACAACTTCCTGCAGAAGAACGACCTCAGCCCCTCGTTCCTCGACCAGGTTGCCAATTTTATAATAGAGAATACCAAAGGACAGGTGGTGGGACCAAACCCGCCCGCCGGAGGAGACCCATTCACTGGAGGAGCTCGGTATATCCCCGGAGCTTCTGATGAGAGGTCAGCCTTTGGAGCTGATCCCTTCACAG GCTCCGGTCGCTACATCCCAGGGTCGGGTCCGAGCCCAATTGCTTCTTCAGGTGTGGCAGATCCCTTCACAG GCGGAAGTGCGTACTCCTCAGCAGCTCTCAGACAGGCGTCGACTAACATCTACTTCCCCAAAACTGATGGAGTGACTTTTGAACAAGCCAACTCCGCGCAGATCATTG CCAAGATAAAGGAGCTGAATGGAAGTGCCCCTCAGGAGTACAAGCTTTCCCAAGAGGCTCTGGAGAGTCTGGTGAGGCTGCTGGGGTCCATCTCTGAGCCCAACTCCTCCGAAGCTCCCCCAACCATCCAGGAGATCAACCTGCTGTGGAAGGCCTCTCACTGGCCTGAAG ACATTGTGTTTCCTGTGCTGGACATTATGAGGCTGGCAGTGCGCCACCCGATGGTTAACGAGACCCTCTGCGGAGAGGCAGAGGGGGTCCAGCTGTGCAACCACCTGCTGAGCCTGATGAGCCCTGAGGGTCGCCCTGCCAACCAGATGCTGGCGCTGCGGACTCTGTGTAACTGCTTTATGGGCAGACAGGGCCGGGCCCTCCTCCTGGCCCAGCGAGAAACGGTGCTATCACGAGCTGCCGACCTGGCCGGCATCTGCAATAAGAACATCCACATTGCCCTGGCCACTTTGGTGCTCAACTACGCTAGCTGCCTGCACAGCCAACCAGATCTCGAGGCCAAGGCCCAGTGCCTGTCTGTGGCCAGCCGGGCTCTGGAGACGGTACAAGACAAGGAGGCTGTTTTCCGGCTGCTGGTGGCCTTGGGAACCATCGTGTCCTCGGACCAGTCAGCCAGAGAGCTGGCTCGCTCCCTGGGGGTCAACTCTCAGATTTCCAAATACTCATCTGTGTCTGACCCATCAAAGGTGGCCGAGTGTTGCAAGCTGGTTTTAAAAGAAATGCAATGA
- the haus6 gene encoding HAUS augmin-like complex subunit 6 — MANPVLLQKKNGKYLWYALLGLGLQPDKLNLTAKRINLGPNMFDKPNKDAFYIVTHFLLERLSPTRFNEAYRHCWPVLCHKADAEFRKVTCAWLREIMEETANVGSKVVASLFLSPGGPKFVRLMLNLANHIMLQKMKTFTADDSWVPEAAALPASSLDMAVKRMDLIHARFLKAAVDQDRFLHAYQSRAQLLVRSMRDVRAEGANYDELLKRHSSDSAQEGASLAEKSRKVRSLWSDIDGMLSATKEEQNVVESVLKGDVDQYILDGTDQVLQIPRSLLERIEQLPHQLSSGNVYEAGQLNLLSVFELTNHALQLLREECRRVSEAPKPQLSPQQLQVKCQQMARALQNLHLIRQRISKEEIPEVRSAIGELEAAWDRKWMDTLKDTPLASFLNEDPALGFLSPMAPLSFEPAADASYRSSVFSQYPASLLEKPAERKPQEVLLPSYSNPMSPQPLPAEKFDSPVVTAAAPSRANTSLDWLFDTPPSPLWKAPAVPPQAIIASVRKIAHVPQNAAPIRTKTHILDMECDNLADQFADAVATTSPTAGRVKGLDLDALLGTLHGDPFSTRKQLPRTPESLILDVKNSWRKAVEEDKAEKMERITEFNDSVKSLLTPLHENIEVQSQKGVSLKSSLLWDTEAPDSLSGTGSSAVQFSLDQETLPEMPSYDSLLSLDDEAMDMTSEEDDDEELLLIPSLKTEEKQTPLGTHPLGWIQQACSDGSYISSQRTAKCLLTDHTASGLDRDWLMEPVSSVEATAKVFSLDLDTLKTPSPLKKQEYSLPKLITFSPIDDKK; from the exons ATGGCGAACCCGGTATTGTTGCAGAAGAAGAATGGAAAATACTTGTGGTATGCTCTTCTCGGGTTAGGACTTCAACCAGACAAACTCAACTTAACCGCTAAACGCATCAACCTGGGACC GAATATGTTCGACAAACCAAACAAGGATGCCTTCTACATAGTAACCCATTTCCTTTTGGAGAGACTCAGCCCAACACGATTTAATGAAGCATACAG gcACTGCTGGCCTGTGTTGTGCCACAAAGCAGATGCGGAGTTCCGCAAAGTGACCTGCGCTTGGCTGCGAGAAATCATG GAGGAAACTGCAAATGTGGGATCCAAAGTGGTGGCATCCTTGTTCCTCTCACCCGGAGGCCCCAAGTTTGTCCGCTTGATGCTTAATTTGGCCAATCACATCATGCTGCAGAAAATGAAGACATTCACAGCAG ATGACAGCTGGGTTCCTGAGGCTGCAGCGCTGCCGGCTTCCTCCCTGGACATGGCCGTGAAGAGGATGGACCTGATTCATGCCAGGTTTCTGAAAGCTGCAGTAGATCAGGATCGTTTCCTTCACGCGTACCAGAGCCGAGCACA GCTCCTGGTGAGGTCTATGAGGGACGTCAGAGCAGAGGGCGCCAACTATGATGAGCTACTCAA GCGTCACAGCAGTGATTCTGCACAAGAGGGAGCCTCTCTTGCTGAGAAGTCGAGAAAA GTGCGCTCCTTGTGGTCGGACATTGATGGAATGCTGTCGGCCACCAAAGAGGAGCAGAACGTGGTGGAAAGTGTTTTAAAGGGAGATGTGGATCAATACATCCTGGACGGGACGGATCAGGTCCTCCAGATTCCTCGCAGTCTGCTGGAGAGAATTGAACAGCTCCCTCACCAG TTGAGTTCAGGGAATGTGTACGAGGCGGGTCAGCTGAACCTCCTGAGTGTGTTTGAGCTGACGAACCACGCGCTGCAGCTCCTGAGAGAAGAGTGCCGTCGGGTCTCTGAGGCCCCCAAACCTCAGCTCAGTCCTCAGCAGCTGCAGGTGAAATGTCAGCAGATGGCCCGTGCACTGCAGAACCTCCACCTCATCAG ACAGAGGATTTCCAAGGAAGAAATTCCTGAGGTCAGGAGCGCCATCGGCGAGTTGGAGGCTGCATGGGATAGGAAGTGGATGGATACGCTCAAAGACACACCGCTTGCCTCTTTTCTTAATGAAGATCCT GCCCTTGGCTTCCTCTCACCAATGGCTCCACTATCTTTTGAACCGGCCGCGGACGCTAGCTACAGAAGTAGCGTCTTCTCACAGTACCCGGCATCGCTTCTTG AGAAACCTGCAGAGAGGAAACCACAGGAAGTCCTCCTCCCTAGTTATTCTAACCCGATGAG CCCTCAACCGTTACCAGCTGAGAAGTTTGACAGTCCTGTTGTCACCGCTGCAGCACCGTCACGAGCAAACACTTCTCTGGACTGGCTCTTTGACACCCCCCCGTCCCCCCTCTGGAAGGCTCCAGCAGTACCCCCTCAGGCTATTATT GCCAGTGTGAGGAAGATTGCTCATGTTCCTCAGAATGCAGCACCCATCAGGACCAAGACTCACATTTTAGACATGGAGTGTGATAACCTCGCTGACCAG TTTGCAGATGCTGTTGCTACAACCAGTCCCACAGCAGGCAGGGTCAAAGGTCTGGATTTGGACGCCCTTCTTGGCACTCTTCATGGAGATCCCTTCTCCACCAGAAAGCAGCTGCCACGCACACCTGAGAGCCTGA TTCTGGATGTGAAGAACTCCTGGCGTAAGGCAGTTGAGGAGGACAAAGCTGAGAAGATGGAGCGGATAACAGAGTTTAACGACAGCGTTAAAAGTTTGCTCACACCCCTCCACGAGAACATTGAAGTGCAGAGCCAGAAGGGAGTCTCGCTCAAATCTTCCCTGCTGTGGGACACCGAGGCCCCGGACAGCCTGAGTGGCACGGGCAGCAGCGCCGTCCAGTTCAGCCTCGATCAGGAGACGCTCCCAGAAATGCCGAGCTACGATAGCCTGCTGAGCCTCGACGATGAAGCGATGGATATGACGAGtgaggaggatgatgatgaggagCTGCTGCTGATTCCCTCCCTGAAGACGGAGGAGAAGCAAACTCCCCTCGGCACACATCCTCTGGGCTGGATCCAGCAGGCGTGCAGCGATGGCTCCTATATAAGCAGTCAGAGGACAGCAAAGTGTCTTCTGACGGATCACACAGCTTCCGGATTGGACAGAGACTGGCTCATGGAGCCTGTGAGTTCAGTGGAGGCCACAGCAAAGGTCTTCTCACTGGATTTAGACACTCTGAAGACTCCTTCCCCATTAAAGAAGCAGGAGTATAGCCTCCCAAAACTGATCACTTTCTCCCCGATTGATGACAAGAAGTGA